The Hevea brasiliensis isolate MT/VB/25A 57/8 chromosome 1, ASM3005281v1, whole genome shotgun sequence DNA segment TAGATACGAAACTTCAGTATGTCTTGGGGTGCTTTTGGAACGATTTTGAAGGTGGTGTTTAATTTGGAGGCCAAGTTTGGTGGTTATAGTTCATTTTTAACTGGTTATCAACAGTCTCCAGATATGTCTCCCCCAAGGACTCTACACAAAGGCCAACAGTACAATGCATTTAGATCAAACAATTTGCAAGCGGAGCCAAAGAATTTGCAAGTGAAGGCGAAGGCATTAAAAGAGCTCGTTGAATGCAGATCATACATATTCCTCTATCAATTGATTTTTGGTCATATCTCCTCTATGTAGTTCTTGGGGATCTGTCAAGTCTCCTCAAACTCAAAATTTGGCAAGTTCACGTGTGCACAGGGATGGTCATGAGTACTTTAGGCATCAAGATTCTTATGAAACTAGGAGCAAAAGGAATATCTTGTCATGGAACAAGGCTGCTTCTGCAGCTAAACATGATGGTCATGCAAGGGAAAAGTACGGGCAAAAGTTGAAACTGAAAGTTAAGTACCCAAGGTATGTTCACAAGGCTTCAAAAATCCTCAGTTCCAATAATTCAAGGGTTTCTGGTGAACAGTAACATTATCAATTTACCTCACATCAAGCGTCCGTTGATCAAACGTACAACATTCCATCTCCAAATCTTGTTAAGCAAAAGGATAAATTGCCACTGGAATCAGTGGAGCTGACGAAGAGTACTGACTATGGAGCTAAATTTTACTTGTTGTCTTATTAGAGTTCCAAATTAGTGAGGTGGCTGGCCAAGAGTTCCGATTGTGGGTTTAGACTGTCCTTGTCATCCTCTTCTGAGAGTTGCAGCACAAATGCTGTGACTATTGATTTTGATGGTGGTTTTTGTTTTCACTTATGAAACAAGCATGCAGTTATTAAATTTTATGTTTAGAGGTAAAGAATAATTTCACTTAGCATGTCTAGATATTCAGTTTAGGATTGCTGTAATATTATTTTCAAGTCAAAATTGAGAGAGTTAAATTGTTCCAAAGAATATgggatttatctcattttaaacattttcttaaaaaaattgctaagatttaaaaaaaaaaaggactaaGATTGTGAAGGGTTTAGATGTGAGATTCTCTTAAAGATTTCTATTGGAAGTTATgttgtattaaaaaataatattgtgTAGGGTTAGGATGTGAGATTCTCTTAAAGATTTCTATTGGAAGTTatattgcattttgtttatttgatttattgaatTTGTTGTTCTAGGATTTTAGTTTAAAGGAGttgcttgtttttctttttcttttcttttttatgctTGTTCAGGATCAGGATGAAGGGGGTTCAGGGAAGGAAGGTGCAGAGCAGGAAGTACAAGAAGTGTTGGATGAAGGGTAGCATAGTTGgaagaattttatattttaaattttaggatCTCCTTTAATCATTGGGTAAGATTAGATGTTTTAATACTGTTAAGAGcaatataataactaaatttttcAGTATCATTTGGCGCGGCAGACTTGCTTGGATCACAGCTTGTTAGCAATCATTTCGGCCTGATCTTCAATTTCTTTCTGAAGTGGTAATTGTTGATCTAGGGTACAAATTATTATTGAGCTAGACAATCAATGATATAGGCATGGttgatttcatgggattgcaatcATATTATTTTAAGATTTGAATGTTAAATCTGTTTCTTTAGATTGTCATGATTTGTGCCGGTGACAATTATATGCAAAATGATCATTGGTAATGAACTAGTTCTGTTTCCTGTCTCCATTTCACAGGACAtctctttagagatgattttttgtcCTTGTGTATGCTTAGTGCTTACTGATGGTAAATTTCTTCTTACTTTTGCTGCATCACTCTGCTGTAATGCAGTGGAAAAAATTAGAGTAAGATGGGCTCTTGAATTGAAATATGTGTCTCTTCAATAATCATGTATTATTGAAATTGGCTACAGAAATTGTAAGCATTAGGGAAAAAAAATTTGAATCTTTAACTGTTGCAGAAAACATTAAATGTTACTTCCCTTCCATGTGGCAATGCTCATTTGACACGAGCTTCCCTCCTTTGGTCAGCGACTCACTGGCccatttttccttagttctttccTCTACATGGTGGAAGAGGTTTGCCACATAGGCATTGATTATGAGCATAGGCACTTGCAGGGAAGATATTATATGGCCTTCCTTGTGGGATCTCTCCACAAAGTCTGTTGGCTCTGAAATTTGCATGTCTCAAATTTTTAATTCCCAAAAAGCTCCTTGGAATTGACCCTGTGAGCTCATTGATAGACATGTCAAGCCATTGAAGTTTTGATACGAGTCCCAGGCTTGTTGGAATGATGCCCATTATTTTGTTCCGGGAAATATCTAACCTTTCTAGTTCAACCAAGTTTGAAATTGAACTGGGGATGCGGCCTGCAATCTTGTTGCTTCCTATGTTGAGGACCTTCAAGCTTAATCCTTCAGTGACTTCTGGAATCGTGCCAGAAATTTGATTACCTGATACATCTAAAATCTCCAAAAAGCTGCTTGTCCTGTTGTTTAAGATTCTCGAGAGAGACCCAGAAAGCTGATTTTTCTGGAGCTGAACAGAGGAAATCCCATCTGGCAGTTTGATCTCTAAAAGATCAAACTTCAATtggttatttgagagtttgagtCTTTGCAAATTAGACATATTGGTGAAGAAACCAGAAATGCCACCTGTGAAAAAGTTATCTGACAGGTCTATGGAGTTCAAAGAGCCTGGTTTTGTAAATTTTGGAAGGCTCCCTCTAAGTTTGCTGCCCGCTAAATGCACATCTGAAAGTTCCTTGTCTAAGATCCAATTTGGAACTGTCCCTAAACTGAGATTGTTGTAAGACAGGTCTATTGACAATAGAGAAGGAAGACCCCTGCCTTGAGTAATGGGTAAAGGGTCTGAGAATGCATTTCTAGATAAGTTAAGGTACCACAGGTTCTGTAATCTTGAAATGGATTCTGGAATTTGACCTGTAAGCCTGTTAGAACTCAAAGAAAGATGGGTAAGGGATTTCAAGCTGCCAATCTGGTTTGGGATTTTTCCTATCAGTTGGTTATGGTCCAACGACAAGTCCTGAAGTTTCTCTAAATTGAATATGGAAGTAGGCAGTTGTCCTGACAATTGGTTGttggaaagatcaaagagggtAAGGTTTTGAAACTGGCCAAGAATATCTGGAATTGACCCAGACAACAAATTGAAACTAAGCTCAAGAGTTTGCAAACTATGGAGATTTTGGAAATTAGTTGGGATAGAACCTGTTAAGGAATTTCTTGCCAGACCTAATAATTGAAGCTTTCTCAGATTCCCCAGGTTAGGAGGAATCTGCCCTGTCAGATGGTTCCCGTTTAGTGACAGAGTGTTGAGGTTGAACAAATGGCCCAAGCCAGGAGGAATGTTCCCTTGAAGAGAGTTGTCTTCGAGGATCATTTGTGCGAGATGAACCAAACCCGAGAAGCTTTCAGGAATAGAACCTGCAATATGCTTCATACCACTTATGACCATTACCTCTAAGAAAGACAAACTACCCAGAGAAGGTGACAAAGTGCCACTCATGTAATGGTCGCTATCCCTCTCAGGCCCCTGCAACACCAACCCAGTTACCCTCCCTGTAGCAGGATTGCACTGAACACCCTCCCAATCTCCTCCACAGCAATCTCTCCCAGTCCATGAAGAGAGAATCCCTGTAGTGTCCTGGAGGATTCTAGCTTTGAACCCAAGAAGAGCTGCCCTATCCGTCTCTGAGcaaactggtgtctgtagtgggctTGTCTGAGCAAGCGACACTGAAAATACATCAAAAACGGAATATAGGAAAAAAAGCTTGAAAACCCACTTAAGAATCTGCATTTTAGGATATGGGTCTTGATCAGATCGCAGAGATAGGTGTTAGAATAAATAGGAATTTTTCCTAAGAAGTTGGGATCTGACAAGAAGAACTTTGAATGGGAAAAAGATCAGTATTCTAACATGGATAAAGTATAAAAAGGTGCAAAGCAGTCATGGTGGTTTATTCTATTCTACTCTAGTTCCTTCACGTAGACAGGAAGGTATAATGATGATAAAGAGAAAGAGGAGATAAAAGATTTCAAGTGTGAATGTCAATTATAATGTGGTTTTATACTAGCATGAAACGCAAGAACTTTTGATGGGTATGCCCAAAACAGTAACAGTTTGAAGAGATTCACATAGCCGTTGGATGAATCACGAGGATACCAATCGTTACTTGAATGTTGGAGCGCACTTTGATTCAAAATAGACCCAGCAACCTTTTCGAAATCAAATCACTGCACATTTTTTGCTCTATCTAATCGTTTCTTGTTTTGATCTGCTTGTACTATTTCAGGACCATAACCTCCTCTTTCTtgctgttattttttttttaacttccaGAAAGATTAGAATCAAACTTGCTTCATCTTTTACACCTCCTCTAAGCCAACTCATCAAATCTACAATTGAACTTTCTTTAGCATATTCTGACCGTTTGAAGTTTGAAATATTGACAAAAGTAAttattctcttttgatccaagacaAAAAGTAATTATGATGACTGTGGTAAGTACAAATCACAACATAAGGAATGGTTCAGATTAAATTGAGATACTTGTGATTTCAGGCTTCAACCACCACCATATAATTTCCTTCAAGGGGATAGAGCATACAAATGATTATTAGCTTTTCCTAATCTGGAAGCTTGCTTGCTTTTCATGAATCAAAGTGGTTTTAAGTTTATGTTAATTGGGAGAGTACTATGTGGGCCATCTCTTGTTTAATTGTTTTTGCTGCTTCCAAGCCTTCCTTGTGTGTTGTTTCTATGCTTCTGTAACTTCTAGGAGTAAGCAATGGTTGCAGAGGAAATGCTAAATGCATAAttaactactttttttttttttttttttttttttttttttttttttttctgaaccaCGTTTATGTAAGTCAGAATTGTTGAATTTTTGGAAGGAATTTGTCAAACTGTCATTCTTGTCTTTTACTTGCTTCCACATCAAACTTATCCATTCTCATATTACTTTTCCTTATTCTGTCCACAAGTTTTCTTCCTCTATGTTATGTTGCATTATTCCTCTATTTCTGGCATTGttactttttttaaatattttagttTGAGATTATTAAAAATCGatttaaaagttaaattaaaCATTAATCTTTTATTAAAACATCTAAAATTGAAACTTTTTCAAAACTTTTTTTCTGATGTTCACTCAGTAAAATTTATATATGTGAAAAATAATTATGTTGAGAAAATGATGAGCATTGTAGCTTTTGAAAAGCCAAAATCACATGCAAAAACATATTCTCTTTATTGTATAAAATGTTAATGCAACAATGGATTTTAATATGTGAGGTACCATTTTAGGTTGCAAAAGCCAAAATAT contains these protein-coding regions:
- the LOC110661346 gene encoding probable leucine-rich repeat receptor-like protein kinase At1g35710 → MQILKWVFKLFFLYSVFDVFSVSLAQTSPLQTPVCSETDRAALLGFKARILQDTTGILSSWTGRDCCGGDWEGVQCNPATGRVTGLVLQGPERDSDHYMSGTLSPSLGSLSFLEVMVISGMKHIAGSIPESFSGLVHLAQMILEDNSLQGNIPPGLGHLFNLNTLSLNGNHLTGQIPPNLGNLRKLQLLGLARNSLTGSIPTNFQNLHSLQTLELSFNLLSGSIPDILGQFQNLTLFDLSNNQLSGQLPTSIFNLEKLQDLSLDHNQLIGKIPNQIGSLKSLTHLSLSSNRLTGQIPESISRLQNLWYLNLSRNAFSDPLPITQGRGLPSLLSIDLSYNNLSLGTVPNWILDKELSDVHLAGSKLRGSLPKFTKPGSLNSIDLSDNFFTGGISGFFTNMSNLQRLKLSNNQLKFDLLEIKLPDGISSVQLQKNQLSGSLSRILNNRTSSFLEILDVSGNQISGTIPEVTEGLSLKVLNIGSNKIAGRIPSSISNLVELERLDISRNKIMGIIPTSLGLVSKLQWLDMSINELTGSIPRSFLGIKNLRHANFRANRLCGEIPQGRPYNIFPASAYAHNQCLCGKPLPPCRGKN